DNA sequence from the Chroogloeocystis siderophila 5.2 s.c.1 genome:
AGATTCGATGTTGATGGCTAGCTGTGTATACGCTGCTCGTAGGTTCTCCTCATATTTGCTATCTACTGCTACTTGGTCGTTGTAAGCAGGAAGACTTTCTACTTGTTTGCGCTCTAACTCTAAGACATAAACTCGCTCGGCATCATAATCAATATGCGAATATCCTACTGGAAGCATAACTTGCTTGTTAAATATCCACAAGCCAAAGTCAACGACCAAGTAGCGAAAGTATCCTGTCTCATCTACTAAAATATCTTTGATGTAGCCAACTTTTTCTCGGGTCTTATCTGTATAAACATTAAAACCAATAATATCTTTGCCATTAAAAGATTCAAGATAACTTGGAGCAAAATCCTTAATTTTTTTAAGGGGCATAAATTTAACTCCTTGTGAGCATTGCGAATAAATTATCTTCTCATTTTGAGATTGTTGCAGCTAATATGTGTATGCTGTAGTCTTAGCTATTACTTAGTAACTAAATTTATATATTTATTACTCATTGGCACTTAGCAAAGTATCGAGCCTTAGATAGATCTAGATTGCTGTTTTGTGCCTTAACCTATTAGCCGCTGTGCTACTTGCGATGCTAACCAGCAGGTACAATCCTACGACAGGAGCGCGCTGTACACGCGCTTAATCAACGATCTACGTTGTATGCGCGGCAGTTTACCTAGAAATTATGAGTTTAAGTTACACGTCCACAAATATAACTTTCTGGTTATGCTGTAGGTGTATCTTACAACTGACTATCTATCAGCTAGCTCACAATACTAGTCAACTGCCGTAAGGCTTGATGTTGTGTTATTTTTTTCAACTCCCCAGGTAGGATTCGAACCTACGACCAATCGGTTAACAGCCGACTGTGAAGACTTGCTACGCAAGCCTTCTACAGTGATACAAGGTAAAAATACAAGCTTGATACAAGATTCATGCTCAATCGCATTGTTCTAACAATTATTTTTCTAAAGTTTAGTCGAGCGTAGATCGACTCAAGTTTGATACAAAATCAAAACAAAATTACCAATAAGTATTTACATCTATTGACTTTGTACTAATAGATGTAAATACTTCTTCGCTTTAACTAAGCGATCAGATTCATAATGTGCAGCAAACTTATTCGGCTGTCGCTTGTGTTAAGCGTTCGTTGCCATCGACTAATTCCAGTCGCACTCGCTTGCCAACTACCGCCGCAGCACGTTCGATTGTGTCTATCGTTACGGATGGATTGTCTGGATCGAGCAACCGATCAATCGACGACCTGCTTGTTTTCATCTGCTTCGCTAGCGCCGTTTTAGTTAGTTTCTTTTCTGCCATTGCTTGTTTTACTTGCCAGGCGATCGCGCGCTTGAGTGCGATCGCTTCTACTTCGGCAATTATTCCTTCTTCTTCTAACAGGTTGTCAAAAGATGAACCAATATGCGGATTTGTACTCATTTTATTGCCTCTAGTTTTCGCTTACGCTCCCTGGCTAAATCGAGATCTTGCTTTGGCGTTTTCTGTGTTTTCTTAATGAATCCATGCAACAAAACCATCTTGCCTTCATAAATGCAGAACAGTACACGCGCAATTCGACCTTGTGGTAGGTTCGTACGAACCTCAAGCAGCCCATTGCCGATTGAACGGCAAGTCGGCATTCCAATTGGCCAACCAAACTCCACTGTTTTGATGTCAGTGCCAATCAAATATCGCTCTTGCTTGTTCAATTCTTTGAGCCAATCACGCACTGGCTCAGCGCCAGTTTCGGTTTGGTAGAAAACAACAGGAATTCGTTTGTCTATCATCTCCCTCTATTTGTACCAAAAAAGGTACAAATAGGCAATACTCGGTCATTGACCAACGGCGCGGTATTGTCTCATGCGTTTGTTTGATATCGCGAGTATGCGCAGCCCCAAATCAAACACCTAGTTAGCTGTAGACACTCTCGCGGTAGCTAACTACGTGTCTGATTTGAACTAAGCTGTCATTTTAGCTACAGAAGCTATATCCGTAATAGCGGTAAATACCTATCGCTACTCAGATAAGGCGTAAATCGCTCAAGCGATGCGTTAGCACTTGACCTCCTCTGAGTCCCTTACGTTCTTCCCAGTGGACTTTCGCCTTATCAGCATTGATTTCTGTGATTGTGCCGTGCCAGTTGTAGGATTCGCGTTTGGGGTCAACGTGCGCAACTTTTGAGCCTATTTTGAATGGATGTGTATTTCCAAAAAAATTATTGTGGTTGTCTTGTGAAATAGAGCCAATTTCACCTATTGCATTAGCAACAACCGCTGTACTTCCCTCATTGTATGCACTTGAGGTATTTACAGTAAATTTTGCATTTAGATCGTCGGTGGAGCTTAGTGGAGCCTCCGGTGGAGCCATAGGGGGAGCCTCAACCCTTGCTAATTCTACGAGTGGAGCCAGTGGAGCTATTAAGCCATATTTACTTTCTAATTGTTTCACTAAATCCGTCACTTGCTGTTCATCGAGGTATTTTAGTTGCTCGATGAGTAAACGTAAGGTAGACAAAATAGCTCCACTGGCTCCACCTTGGCTCTGTGAGGGAGCTAAGGCTCCCCCTGTAGCTCCACCGATAGCTCCCCCTGTAGCTCCACCGATATTAATTCCGCTGAGATACCAGCTTCCTTTTTTGCCACGATTAGATTTGTCTTCTTCCCTTTTTATTTTTGGGAATAACTCAGAGAATCTTTGAAATACTTGGTGCGAAGCTTTCACCAGTTTGTCATCGCGGTGAATTGGTTCATTCCAAATATTTTTTTGTTTACCTTTAGCATCAGTTGTGATTTCTACATACCCGTTGTCTAAGTACCACTGAAACAGAAGGTCATACAACTCTCCAATAAAAACTTGACCACCGACTTGGTAATCAAGCCCAACCTCTTGACAGAACTCCAGTAGGTGATTATTCTCCCGCCTAATTTCCTGCAACGCTTCCTCGGTGCAGCTGTAATCGATGCCGTTCGCTGCAACATCAGGCAATGCAGCCAGCATTTTATTGAGCAGCGCTGGCACAACTTGCGTTTGTAAAAATGTCGGATCGTACTTAAAGCGCGGATCAGCCTCGATTTCCCCTTTATTTGGGTCGGCATTCAGCTTGAAAGTCTTATCGAAAGTCAGAACTGCCCAACGCGACTCATTAGCCTCTAGCGAGGCTTGTAGACGTGGCATATCGTTGATGTTGAACAGGAAGATGCAGCGCGGGTTCATGGGGCGCTCGTTGACGTTTTTAAGTTCGAGCGACAGCGTATCGCCAGTAATCGCCGCCTTCAAACTTTGCAACGAATCGATGCGCGACAAATTTGAATTCTCACTACTCCAACTGATCCGCGCGTGTTCGAGCTTGGCTAGCGTAAATTTGTGGCTGCTCGTGTCGTATTGGTGGAAATCATTAAACGTTGCACTGACAACCCCCATACCGCCGTACAGCGCTTGCACCGCTTCACGTAGGCTGTCTTTACCGTTGTTACCGTCGCCTTTACACAGCAGCGCTCGAACGCGACTTTTGAACAGACGGATTTTATCTAAGTCCAAACTTGCAGCCAGCGTTTTGATAAAAATGTCTCTTTGTGCAGGTTCAAGACACGACAGCAGGCGATCGCAATCCGTCGGGTCCGCATTCGGATTGAATTCAAATTCACTGACGTAGGTGTAAATCACTTCATGGTTGTGTGGTGCAAGTTGCCACGAAGGGCGTTTATCTTCCCACGAAATTGTTATCCGTCCGTTCAAACAATTAATTCCTGGCGGGTTAACGAGCGCCGGATCAACCGCGAAACTCACCAGCGACCAATTCCAAATCGCATCAACGTAACTCGATTTTGCGTAGGCGTAAGACCAGTTGTTGCTATTTCCCTGTACTGGCGTTGAATTGCACCACCGCGCGATTCTTGCTTTCTCCGCAGCGGTCGAGACAAGCGAGTAATGCGTACCTACCCATCGATACAGTTGCCCGTCAAGCGCAATCCAATTTGTATCGCTGTAAAGCGCATCGATTGCTTTTTGTGTGAACACTTCGTTAGCGGCTGGAACCGTTAACTGGTGGTCATTTGAGGTATTATCTTGACAAATAATACCTTTTTTTATACGCGCGCCCGCGCGTGAGAGATCATAATTTTTATTAGTATTAATAGCATTTAGTATTTGGTCTTTTGTTGCGCCGTCGGCAATCCAATCTGAAACATCTAAACCGCCTGACGCGGGTAAATTCTGCCAATAAAAGTCGCCTGGCGGCGCGTATAACCATCGCGCATCAGGAAAGTCCTCAGCGACCATTTCCATGTGCTTTAAGCCTGGTTGATCGCGGTCAGGGCATAAAACTATATCCGCGCCCTTTAAGTCGTCTAAATAGCCCCCATACGCGCGGTATTTACCTGAACCACCTAAAGTAGTCGTCGCGGCTAGTCCAATGCGGTGTAGCGCGTCAGCAACGCCCTCACCTTCAACGATAAAAATCGGTCTCCCCGCAGCGATCGCCTTCCTAATCTGCTGGTAACGGTAAATCGGAATGCGCGGTCGAATTTCTTCAGGACATCCCTCTAACCACCGCTTGCCATTCCAGTGATACTGAGCGAAAGACTTTTTGCCGTTGCCATCGTCGATGCGCAGCACCTTGATTAGCGGGTTGCCTTCGCGATCGCAGTAAAAGAATTCTTGTTTACTCGCGGGTCGAATCGGTTTGAGCGGCGCGTCAGGCGCGTAAAAGTAAGAACCGTCCTTATCTGTCTTCTCGGTCTGGTGCCATCCGTTTGCAGGTTCTGCACCACGCTTGCAAACGGTTAAGTCTCCGAGTCGATAGCACCAGTCAGGTTTACCGCAGTGAATGCACGGTTCAGATTTAGAAACTTCAGTTAGTTGGGCTTGAGTAGTACGGTTGTATTCTTGCATTACAGCACCTCCATCAAACTGAAGGTGTGCAAGTCTGTCACAAGATTTAGCGAAGTTGTGTCGCTGGCAACTGCTATGCCACTACCAAGTGTTGTATTATTCATATATGCTTTTGCTTCGATATGAAGCGTATAACAGCAAAAAGCAGCCCCGTAGAAACTCCGTCAAAAGTCTTACAGGTGCTGCTTTTTCATTTTTATACACTCCAAATTTAATCAGGAATAGAATCAGCAAAAATCAGGGTAAATACGCAAAATCATCAGATTTACGGATACACTGTCTGATTCTTGAAATTCAGCATACCAAAACTTGAGGGCGATCGCTCTAAGGAGTTTAGAGCGATCGCGCTTTGTAACCTTGTTCAGCCAAGAGCAATCATACAAACTTACTGATTAAGCCGCCACCGTTCGCCATCCCAAATGTAACCAGCGTTCTTCAATTGGCTAAAAATCTTTTAATGCAAATGTGCGATCGTAATTTACTGACTCAATTATTTTTTAAACTTACATGGATAAAGTAACAGAAGCCTTAGAAATTATTCAGCAAGGTTACGAGCGCGTATTAAAAGAAAAGCAAGAAGCTTACGTCTGTCAGTTGACAAACAACAATCAAGGTTTCAATACTTGGGAGATCGACGCAATCAAACAAGAGGTAATTAAACTTCGCTTTGATCTTCCCGTACACATCTCAATCTTGCCCATAGGTAAACAGCCAACTTCACGCAAGTTATTTGACAGACTTATCGATATATATTGCAACAATCAAGCTTTACAAAAAATGGTTGTCGAAATGAAAAAACAACCTAGATAATATAAAATTCCTATTAATCCTACAGAAGGTATATTTATGTCAGCAGTTGCAAACGGAAACCAAACTCTTCATAAACCTGAACAGAAAGAAACTGAAGTTAAACCAAAACGAAGTGGTAATCCTTTAATGAAAGTTATCAGCCCTGATATGTTGTCTAATCCATATCCACTAGACTTTATGGACGAAATGATGAGCAATGAATTTTGCTATGAGAAAGCAAACAAGCAATTACTACAACCACTCGGATTCAAAACAGAGAAAGAATGGTTAGCTTTTTGTAAGCAAGTGTGGATTTGGAGTGAGTCAGCCCAAGAAAGAGAAAGCGAAGCAATAGCTAATCAATTCTTGAGCCAATACCAAAACAACACCAAAATCATCGAAGTCCTTAAGCAGAAGCTATCAGAACGAACACAATAATTCCAGTCGTTAATGTCTTCTAGCGTTTGGATGTTGGCAACCGCAATTTTTAACGCGTCGAATTGTGCGATCTCTAAATTGCTTAGTAACCAGCACGGGGCGTTAACGAAATAGATTAGATAGTTCCGAATGAGCGCAATTTCTTGAGAATTAGGGGCGGGGTTTTTGTGCGGAGCGCTCCAGTAGTTCGTCAGGATAAAAACAGCTTCACTCAGTTCTTCATTGTTGTGATATTGCCACCTGAGGGGTGTTCCGTAGCGTCCGTATTTAACAGTAGGATTTAGGGTTTGTAGCATAGTTTCTAGATAGTTAAGACTTATTTTATTCTGCTGTTACGACTATTGTCAGCCAGAAAGATTAGAGAAGAAATAAAGTTTGCTTTGTGGAAATCGGCAAATAAAAAAACTTGTGCGCTTCGCACAAGGAATAGATAAATCAAACTAGATACTGATTAGTCTATAGGGCGTAATTGTGACAACTTCAACTTATCTGCATAGTTTTTATCGATCATCTGAGTAGAAGTGTCACACCATTTAGCAATTACAGCGCTTGGAACTCCGTTAAGCAATTGCAGCGTGATAAAAGTATCTCTGCAATTATAGGGTGTAGTATTTGGTTTGATTGGATCAACAATTGTATGCCAAGCGCGTTTAGTAAAGTTGTTATAGTTGATGGGCTTACCAGTAGGTGAGGGAAAAACTAAAGTGTTAGGTTTAACGTTTTCTGGTTTGATTGACAATAACAAAGACTGTACTCGCTTGCTAAGTGCAATCGCTCTAGATTTATTATTTTTTGAACCCTCGGACCAAACTTGCGATCCATCGGCAAGTGTTTGAATAGAGCCGTCAAAAATAACAGAAGTACAATCTTGAGAAACTTTACCCCACATAAACCCGATCGCTTCACTTGGACGGCATCCAGTAAAAAACCAAAATTCAACTATTGCAGCGTAGTGATTGTAACTAAGACCATGACGTTGATCGTGCTTGAATGCATGAATAACGGCATCTCGTTCATCTGGAGTGAATGCATCTGGAGTTGGATTAACGATCGACTGCCGTTTAGGCATTTCAGACGATAAACCTCGATAGGGATTATCAGCAATCAATCGATGTTTGATTCCCCAGTTACAACAAGCTGACAAGTATTGCAGCATCCTACGTGTCTGATCAGTTGTTGTGATATTGAGTAAGACGTTTTTAGTCTTTAATCCATCAAAAGTCAGGTTCTCGCCTAGTTTATCGAGTAGTTTAGTAAATTTTCGATACTCGTCTTGACTTTTAGGTTTGAGGTTAGGAAGTCGATCGTCAAGAAATTTATCCCATAGTTGCCTTAATTTGATTTCTGAGACTTGTATCGGTGATACAAGCTCTAAGACAGTTGGTTGTGACTTGCCATATTTCTGGAGAGTAGGATCAAAGCGCTCAAAGGTAATATCGCTGTCTATGACTTGTGCTTTGGCTCTAGCTGCGATGAGCGCGTCTCTAGAATCCCTTCCGACGGTAAGTGAGTATGTTTTACTTTTGATCGTCCACCGGAGGCGTATGCTCTCTCTAAATCGCTCAATCGTGATTTTGCCTAGGCGTTCTTTACCTGCAAAGAAATTAGATTGTGCCATTCTTGTATCTTAGACTTACTATCTATTGCAGTGATACAAGCTTGATACAAGGTTAACGGCTTGTCAACTCATCTGTCTACTACCGCACACGGTAGGTAAAGCGCTGTAATGTTTGATATTGTGTTGTTTTTTCTAACTCCCCAGGTAGGATTCGAACCTACGACCAATCGGTTAACAGCCGACCGCTCTACCACTGAGCTACTGAGGATTGCGAATTCCTATATTAATAGCAAACGATTGTATTTGGCAAGTGTTTTAGCAAAAAAACTTTAATGCTGCTTTTGCACTTCCACATCAGCTTTCCTGCTAGCTAAGTATTCAAGGGGTTTTTAGGTCTTTTTTATCCCCATTCTCATTTCTGCTAAACGCTGTCGCGCTTTAGTGTCTATAGAGTTTGCTAAAAAACGGCTAGCTGGTTTTCTAGCCGAGGTTTTTTCCCGCCGCATTCTACAAGCTGTTGTTTGTACCTCGAACTTAAGTTGTGCTGCTGACAACCATTCTGCCCCATAACCTACTACTGTCAATTGCTGTGCTCTATCAGATGTAGCAACAATTATGCGAGAAATGCGAGAGTAGATTGGTAGTTTACTATTTTTGTTCGTAGTATCGTTAGGCTCGATACCGCGCAGATATGGTCGAAACCCTGCACACAGTTTTTCGATGTATGTATCAGCAGTTTCACCAAAATTTGTGTAGTAAACGGACAAAGTTTCTGTAATGACTTCGTAGTTACTACAGGTATTTTGATAATGAGCATCAAAGACGACTTGAGTAATATATCCTTGATAGGCGCTGTAATTTGTCAAGTCTTCGATTAATTGCCAACGCGACGCTTCTAGTCCGTCGCTATCTCGTATCTTTTTTAAACAAGACCAAGCGCCAATTATATTGTAGCCGTCAACAAGGAGGACAGCTTGTGGTGAGGAACGGGGCATGATGACCAGCAAGTATTGCTAAAGTTAACATTATTTATTCATATCTTAATAGTAATCGAGGTATATCCTATAACATTTTGATAGATACACGTAGAGGACGCGCTTCGCAGGCTCGTGTTTTATGGTTAAAACAGGCGCTGCTAGGTAACGTTTAGCTAGTGCGCAATGGAATAGTTCAGAGCCTCTATAATTCTCTAACTATTTTGATCATGACCACAAACAGAAGCTCAAGCTTTGGCTGTGTTGGTCACATTTTCAGATAGAAATGCATTGATTAGGATGCTAATTCTACTTGCATCAAACGCTGTTTCAGCCGCTGCGGATCGCCACGATCTACTACGCAGCCCTTTTCTAGCAGAAACGCCCCATCGCAATAATCGAGTTCATCTAAGCGATGCGTTACCCACAAAGCTGTTAAATTGCGGCTTTTAACTAACCGTCTTACTTGTGCAACTAAGTCGAGTTGGCTATCTGGATCGAGGAGTGCTGTTGGTTCATCTAATAGTAGCACTTCGCTTTGCCGTGCGATCGCACCGGCGATCGCCACTCTTTGTTTTTGACCCCCACTTAATGCATAGATGGGTCTGCGCTGTAACTCTAGGAGATTGACTGCTGCTAGCGCTTCAGCGACTCGATGACGGACTTGAGTTGGAGATAGTTTTTCTTCTACCAACCCAAAAGCGACATCAGCGCCAACAGTTGGCATGACAAGTTGGTGGTCAGGATTTTGGAATACAAAACCCACAGGCGCTAAAACTTGGCGATCGCCCGACGTAGGAGTTAATAGACCTGCTAAAAGTTTTAGAAGCGTTGATTTTCCACTACCATTAGTTCCTAGCAGCATCCAAAACTCGCCCTGCGGAACTTCTAAGGTGCATGATTTTAAGACATCTGCGCCGTTAGACCAACTAAAGTATAAATCGCGCACCTGAATGGCAAATTCAGCCATATAACCACCAACTGTTAAGTTTATTCTGCTAATGCAAAGAAGCCAGGAGGTCTACCACTAGCCGCAGCACCTGTTTTTTGAGACATCTGAATGCTAGAAATGTCACTCGCGCGTACAGCGACTTTTTTTTCTGTCTGACCCTCACAGGTTAATTCTATAACTTCAGTGCTACCAGAGCGCATAGCTTGTAACAGTTGCTGATAAACAGCTTCTGCATCTTCTGTAACCTTGCGTTGCACCGAGACGGGAAAGGGTGTGTTTTTGAGCGTTAAATCAATGTTAAACATTGTAACTGTTTATGTACTTATTAGCTATAAATCTCATTTTCATTTTAGCTAGCACGCGAGTATCAACACGAAAATTTTGGTTTATATCAAGCGATAGTTGCTAAATTTCTTTAGTTATGAGTTGCTTCACTTAGTTTAACCAAAGATTAAATTCTGGCAAGGATATTGTCATAAAACGAGGTTTAGTAGTACAAATATGATTAGAATAGGTAAAGAATCGTAAAGTAAGTTGACAAATCAACTCGTATCCTGCTTTCGGTAGTTGTAAAATTACCAAATAAAGGTGGACGATTCTAACACGAAATTATAATATCTGGAGTTTTTGCTATGACAATAGCAGTAGGACAGCCAGCGAGTCGAGGATGGTTTGACGTCGTTGATGACTGGCTAAAACGAGATAGATTCGTATTCATCGGGTGGTCAGGACTGTTACTATTTCCCTGCGCGTACATGGCGTTAGGGGGATGGCTAACCGGAACAACATTCGTGACATCGTGGTACACGCACGGAATTGCATCGTCATATTTAGAAGGATGCAACTTCTTAACAGTAGCAGTATCAACACCAGCAAACAGCATGGGACACTCATTGCTGTTCTTGTGGGGGCCAGAAGCGCAGTGGGACTTCACACGTTGGTGTCAGATGGGCGGATTGTGGACATTCGTAGCACTACACGGAGCATTTGCCCTGATTGGCTTCATGCTCCGGCAATTTGAGATTGCCCGCCTAGTGGGAGTCCGGCCCTACAACGCGTTGGCATTCAGTGCACCGATTGCGGTATTCGTCAGCGTGTTCTTGATGTACCCCTTGGGACAATCAGGATGGTTTTTTGCTCCCAGCTTTGGCGTAGCAGCGATTTTCCGCTTCTTGCTATTTTTCCAAGGATTCCACAACTGGACACTCAACCCCTTCCACATGATGGGAGTAGCCGGCGTGTTAGGTGGGGCGTTGTTGTGTGCGATTCACGGTGCAACCGTAGAGAACACACTATTTGAAGACGGTGACAAAGCCAACACGTTCCGTGCGTTCAACCCAACACAAGCGGAAGAAACCTACAGCATGGTGACCGCGAACCGCTTCTGGTCGCAAATTTTCGGGATTGCGTTTTCCAACAAGCGTTGGTTGCACTTTTTCATGTTGTTTGTGCCGGTCACTGGCTTGTGGATGAGTGCGGTAGGAGTTGTCGGTTTAGCACTTAACTTGCGGGCGTATGATTTCGTCTCGCAAGAGTTGCGTGCGGCAGAAGACCCCGAATTCGAGACATTCTACACCAAAAACATTCTGCTCAATGAAGGTATTCGGGCTTGGATGGCTCCCCAAGACCAGCCTCACGAGCATTTCCAATTCCCTGAAGAAGTATTGCCTCGTGGTAATGCTTTGTAAGGCGGCTTGAAACAATAGTCTAGAAGTCCCTGCCTGAAAAGGTAGGGATTTTTCTATTTGTAGTCAAAATTGAGAAAATCATGTGTTATCTTGAATAAGGTTGAACAAACCCAGAGCTAAATACTCTGCCCTTTAGAGATTTAGTCCGGTTAGGCAACAAGGAGGTGATGCCCATGATAGAAAGTAGTAAACGCGTGGGTCATCAGGTTGGAGCAAGCCGGCTGTGTGCCGGGGCTGTTCTCTAAAAGTTAGCTTTAGTCTTATTGATAGACTAAAACAACTCAATTAGCTAGGCTGATTTTCGGAGTTCCTTCCGGCAGTCTGGTTCCAATCTGAAGACCCAACTAGACCGCTCTCACTTAGATCTCCTTGATCTCCTGTGAGAGCGGATAGTTTTTTTGGGGTATTTGGTAATCGATAAGCAAAAAGATTTTCACTATCAATTACCTTTGTGAGTGTTCTAAATTCAACTGAGATTACGGGTGATATCTGGAGCAACTAATAAAGTTGCAGTACCAGAAGTGTAACGATGGTATTGGTTGCCATCATCCAGTGTTGTCCCCTCAAACAGCCATCCTTGCCCAGTCGAGATGAGCGAGTCACCAGCATTACCATTGACAATCAATTGATTAGTTGAATCAGATAAATTGAGTAAATCTAAGCGCGTTAGTTGCAAAGTATTGTCGCCTGAACCCGTCAAGTCAATAATCTCAATACTGCGAATGCGGTTATTGGGAATTGCGGTTAAATCAAGCGTGACGCCACTACCACCGATAGCCAAAGTATCTGTACCACTACCGCCATCCATGCGGCGATTTTGAGGGCTATAGATCAGGACATCATCACCAGCACCACCGTAGAGAACGTTACTACCACCGCCACCACGCAAAGTATCATTGCCAAGTCCACCAATGAGAATGTCATCTGTCTCAGTGCCAATGAGTAAGTCATTACCTGCTGTTCCTTGACGTGTCACTTGTCCTGTGAAGTCTTGTCCATAAATGACGTAGCTTTCTCCTGCACCAACACGACCATTAGGACTAGCACCAGGAGCGCCTAGAATAATGTCATCATAGCCATCACCGTTGATATCTCCTGCGTTACTTACTGCAAGATTGTTGCTGTTAATAATAAAGCCATTGCTGCCATCAATTGTTGTCAAATCAAAACGAGCATCGAAGCTTGAATTACCAAATAATACATAGGTTTCTCGGCTAGGAAAAGCTCCACTGATAATCAAGTCATCAAAACCATCACTGTTGACATCTCCGGCATTACTTACGGCAAAGTTGTTGCCCTCAATCACAAAGCCATTGCTGCCATCGAGAGTTGCGACATCAACACGGGCATCGAATCCTGTGGTTTTGCCAAACACCACATAGCTTTCTTGGGCACCAGGTGCGTTAACAATAATGTCATCAAGCCCGTCACCGTTGACATCTCCGGCATTGCTTACTGAAATAGCAGTAGAGTCGTTACTAATATTAATTCCATCAATGACAAAGCCATTGCTGCCATCGAGAGTTGCGACATCAACGCGGGCATCAAATCCTGTGGTTTTGCCAAACACTACATAGCTTTCTTGACTACCAGAAGCACCGATAATGATGTCATCAAGCCCGTCACCGTTGACATCTCCGGTATTGCTTACTGAAATAGCAGCAGAGTAACCACTCAAATCAATTCCCTGCAGGACAAAACCATTACTACCATCAAGTGTTTCCAAATCAAGACGAGCATCAAATCCTGTCTCTTTGCCAAATATCACATAGCTTTCTGCTGCGAATAATTGACCATAAAGATTAACATCAGAAGTGCCAATAATGATGTCATCAAAGCCATCACCGTTAATATCTCCCGCATTACTTACCGAAAGTGGAAAGGAAACGGAGTAGAAGAGATCGACATTATTCCCCTCGATCGCAAAGCCATTACTACCATCGAGCGTTGCTAAATCAAGACGAGCATCGAATCCTGTTGCTTTGCCAAACACTACATATACTTGTGTTCCTGAGTCATATATGCGATTACCATAATCATCAACGCGGTCACGAGAGGAACCACTCGTGCCAATCAGAACATCAGCAAAACCATCACCATTGATATCACCAGCACTACTAACTGAAATAGTAGAAATATCGTAGTTATCAATTCCTTCAATGACAAAGCCGTTGCTACCATCAAGAGTTGCTAATTGGACATTGGCATCAAACTCAGAAGCTTGACCAAAAACTACATAACTACGTGACAATCCCCTACGAACTATATTGCCATTTCCACCAATAATGAGATCATCAAACCCGTCACCGTTAATATCTCCTGCACTACTTACTGAGTTACCTGCGGGAAACCGAAAGTCACCTTGCAAAGTAAAGCCATTACTGCCGTCGAGTTCAAACAGAGATAGGTTAGCGCCATTGTTATTGAAGCTGAAGTAAGCTTCATTAATATCAAG
Encoded proteins:
- the psbD gene encoding photosystem II D2 protein (photosystem q(a) protein), which produces MTIAVGQPASRGWFDVVDDWLKRDRFVFIGWSGLLLFPCAYMALGGWLTGTTFVTSWYTHGIASSYLEGCNFLTVAVSTPANSMGHSLLFLWGPEAQWDFTRWCQMGGLWTFVALHGAFALIGFMLRQFEIARLVGVRPYNALAFSAPIAVFVSVFLMYPLGQSGWFFAPSFGVAAIFRFLLFFQGFHNWTLNPFHMMGVAGVLGGALLCAIHGATVENTLFEDGDKANTFRAFNPTQAEETYSMVTANRFWSQIFGIAFSNKRWLHFFMLFVPVTGLWMSAVGVVGLALNLRAYDFVSQELRAAEDPEFETFYTKNILLNEGIRAWMAPQDQPHEHFQFPEEVLPRGNAL
- a CDS encoding FG-GAP repeat protein, encoding MAIIRGTPGDDTLVGTRFADTIFGLAGNDLLLGLAGNDTLYGGRGNDTLNGGAGIDSLIGGVGNDVYIINNVGDIVVEAANAGIDTVRSSVSYTLPNNVENLILTGNRNINGTGNALANRIVGNSGNNIISGLAGNDTLFGGAGNDTLIGGTGNDILYGGDGNDVLYGDQIGYAGGNNTLFGGAGNDTLYGGNFNDLLDGGVGNDRLFGNEGNDTLYGGAGNDSLDGGGGSDILYGGDGDDTLIPSDVNIRRSFFLYDFLFFYGDGSPDLLVGGDGNDTYIIVESGDRIIEAPNAGIDTVIAYNSYSLGDNIENLTLAEQEVDEGRIFSSGISGTGNSLDNIIIGNSSNNTLRGQAGNDLLDGGAGDDILAGTNRGIGEIDTLTGGSGSDLFILGSATTVFYNDGNPTTPGFGDYALITDFNPDEDTIRLNGTRSDYYLAASPESLPTGTALYYRQQGATDELIAIIQSTTALDINEAYFSFNNNGANLSLFELDGSNGFTLQGDFRFPAGNSVSSAGDINGDGFDDLIIGGNGNIVRRGLSRSYVVFGQASEFDANVQLATLDGSNGFVIEGIDNYDISTISVSSAGDINGDGFADVLIGTSGSSRDRVDDYGNRIYDSGTQVYVVFGKATGFDARLDLATLDGSNGFAIEGNNVDLFYSVSFPLSVSNAGDINGDGFDDIIIGTSDVNLYGQLFAAESYVIFGKETGFDARLDLETLDGSNGFVLQGIDLSGYSAAISVSNTGDVNGDGLDDIIIGASGSQESYVVFGKTTGFDARVDVATLDGSNGFVIDGINISNDSTAISVSNAGDVNGDGLDDIIVNAPGAQESYVVFGKTTGFDARVDVATLDGSNGFVIEGNNFAVSNAGDVNSDGFDDLIISGAFPSRETYVLFGNSSFDARFDLTTIDGSNGFIINSNNLAVSNAGDINGDGYDDIILGAPGASPNGRVGAGESYVIYGQDFTGQVTRQGTAGNDLLIGTETDDILIGGLGNDTLRGGGGSNVLYGGAGDDVLIYSPQNRRMDGGSGTDTLAIGGSGVTLDLTAIPNNRIRSIEIIDLTGSGDNTLQLTRLDLLNLSDSTNQLIVNGNAGDSLISTGQGWLFEGTTLDDGNQYHRYTSGTATLLVAPDITRNLS